CTTCTACCTTAATGTATGCTACTCCTCATTTTCTGTATGGGTATTTTTCTTTTCCTTTTTCTTACTGCTTTCCTTACTGTTTTCCTTACCGCTTTCCTTCTGTTTTTTCCCTGAGGCTTTTCTTTTACTTTGCGGCTTTCTCTCAATCACAAACTCTACCTGTCTCGCTATCTTGTCTGTCCTTACCACCCTTACCTCAACTATATCCCCTATTCTATATTGTTTTCCTGTCCTTTCTCCAATGAGGAAATAACCCATATCATCAAGAATATAATAATCGTCTTCCATGCTCGACAATTTTACAATGCCCTCAACAGTATTACCCAATTCAATAAACATGCTGAAATTAGTAATACCCGTAATTATACCTTCAAAGACATCCCCCAGGTACTGCTGCATATATTCAACTTTTTTGAGGTCTTCTACCGCCTGCTCTGCATCTTCAGCCAGTCTTTCCCTTTCAGAACACTGTTTTGCAATATCAGGAAGCTTCTCAGTATAATACCTTTTTCTATCATCATCCATTTTGCCTTTGATAACTTCCTTCATTATTCTGTGGATAATTAAATCAGGATATCTTCGTATTGGTGAAGTAAAGTGGCAATAATACTTTGATGCCAAACCAAAGTGTCCCACATTCCGTTCACTGTACTTCGCTTTCTGAAGGGAACGCAGCATCATAGTACTTACAAGTCTTTCTTCCTTTTTACCTTTTACTTCTTCAAGCAGTTTCTGAAGCGCACTGGGATGTATATCACCGGATCCCTTGAGGCGGTACCCTAATATACGCGCAAAATTACTGAAATTAATAAGCTTTTCCTTATCCGGATCTTCATGAATTCTGTATACAAAAGGAGAATCAAGCCAAAAGAAATACTCTGCTACAGTCTCATTACATACAATCATAAATTCCTCGATGATTTTTTCCGCAATCGTAGGGTTAAATTTCATTATATCGGCTATCCTTCCCTCTTCATCCAATACTATTCTTGCTTCTCCAAAGTCAAAATCTATGGCGCCCCTGGCCATCCTTTTTTCTCTAAGTATAAGAGCCAACTCCTCCATTACCTGCAAATCGCCGATAAGATGGGAATACTTGCTGCAAACTTCTTGGTCCTTTTCTTCCAATATTTTATAAACATTTGTATAAGTCATTCTTTCAGTAGTATTTATAACGCTTTCGAATATTTCATGGTCGACGACATTGCCCTTCGAGTCAATGGTCATAAATACTGAAAATGTCAATCTATCCACACCTGGGTTTAAGCTGCATATCCCGTTGGATAATTTGGGCGGAAGCATAGGTATAACCCTGTCCACAAAATATATGCTTGTCCCGCGTTTTAAAGCCTCTCTGTCCAATGGAGAACCTTCTGTAACATAATAGCTTACATCAGCTATGTGCACACCAAGCCTGTAAATCCCTTCAGGAGTTTTTTCTATTGATACTGCATCATCCAAATCCTTGGCATCTTCACCATCAATTGTAATTATTCTTAAAGCCCTCAAATCCCTTCTTCCTTCCAATGCCTCTTCCGGAACCGAATCTTCTATTTTTAAAGCTTGCTGGATAACATTTTCGGGAAACTCTTCAGTCAGGTGAAAGGCTCTTATTATGGACAGTACATCAGTATTAGGGTCATCCTTATCTCCAAGGATCTCTATTATGCGCCCTTCAGCGTGTTTTGTCTTTTCAGGCCATTTAGTTATTTCAGCAACCACTTTCTGTCCAGGGATCGCTCCTCCTGTCTCTTCAGCAGGAATTAGTATATCCTCTGTTATTCTTTTTTCATCAGGTATCACATATAAAAAGTGGCGGCTGCTAAAGAGAGTTCCAACCACCGTTTGATTGGCTCTTTTAAGAATCTTGACAATTTCCCCTTCATCCTTTTTATTAAAAGAATCTCTCGATAATATTTTAACTAACACTCTATCGTCATGCATTGCCCCGTGTAAAAAATTAGGAGAAATATATACATCTCCCATATTAGCAGTATCGGGAATAACAAACCCAAATCCCCTTTCATTCATTTGCAGCCTACCAGGTATTAAATTAAAATGTTCGGGCAATCCATACCTGTTTTTGTTTGACTTAACTATTTTCCCTTCTGTCTCTAATTCTTCAAGTACCACCTTGAACAAATCGGTATCTGATTTAGGAACACCCAATACAAAGGCCAATTCTTTAAAAAGAAGAGGTTTGTATTCTTCGCTTTCCATAAAGGATAATATTCGTCCTTTTCTTACATCTTTTGTTATTTCTGATTCCATCATGCACCTCATTTCATTTATTAAAACAATAATTTAAATATTTTTTGAGAGGTTCCTTTATAATTTCTTCCGGGCATGTCTCAAAAATATTATTCTCCTTATCATTTAATTGTAAAAAAACAAGGGAACCGTCCCCTTATCTTGGTCCCCTTGTATTACTTGTCTTCCCCTTGTTTTTATTTCAGTATTAAATACAGTATTATAGATGTAATTAAAAATGCTACTGCCGCAATAGTTGTATACTTACTAAGCATTGCATCTATTGTTCTTCCCTTATTCTTGCCAAAAAATGTCTCTGCACCTCCGGCTATTGAACCTGAGAGCCCCGCCGACTTTCCTGACTGCAGCAATACAATTATTATTATAGATAAAGCAATAATTATATGCAAAATATTCAATATCAATGCACCGATACCCAAACCAACACCTCCAATAACAACAAGATAACCAGCCCGGCAATTTACTAAATATGTTTCAGTTTATTTTAACATACATAGTCTCATATAGCAATAGCAAAATCTATAATTAAATTCGTATTATATTATTTATTTTTCAAGTTAAACCATGCATTCAGTCCTAAATATTGGGCTGCATTTCCTAATTCTTCTTCTATCCTTAAAAGCTGATTGTACTTGGCAACA
Above is a genomic segment from Bacillota bacterium containing:
- the rnr gene encoding ribonuclease R; this translates as MMESEITKDVRKGRILSFMESEEYKPLLFKELAFVLGVPKSDTDLFKVVLEELETEGKIVKSNKNRYGLPEHFNLIPGRLQMNERGFGFVIPDTANMGDVYISPNFLHGAMHDDRVLVKILSRDSFNKKDEGEIVKILKRANQTVVGTLFSSRHFLYVIPDEKRITEDILIPAEETGGAIPGQKVVAEITKWPEKTKHAEGRIIEILGDKDDPNTDVLSIIRAFHLTEEFPENVIQQALKIEDSVPEEALEGRRDLRALRIITIDGEDAKDLDDAVSIEKTPEGIYRLGVHIADVSYYVTEGSPLDREALKRGTSIYFVDRVIPMLPPKLSNGICSLNPGVDRLTFSVFMTIDSKGNVVDHEIFESVINTTERMTYTNVYKILEEKDQEVCSKYSHLIGDLQVMEELALILREKRMARGAIDFDFGEARIVLDEEGRIADIMKFNPTIAEKIIEEFMIVCNETVAEYFFWLDSPFVYRIHEDPDKEKLINFSNFARILGYRLKGSGDIHPSALQKLLEEVKGKKEERLVSTMMLRSLQKAKYSERNVGHFGLASKYYCHFTSPIRRYPDLIIHRIMKEVIKGKMDDDRKRYYTEKLPDIAKQCSERERLAEDAEQAVEDLKKVEYMQQYLGDVFEGIITGITNFSMFIELGNTVEGIVKLSSMEDDYYILDDMGYFLIGERTGKQYRIGDIVEVRVVRTDKIARQVEFVIERKPQSKRKASGKKQKESGKENSKESSKKKEKKNTHTENEE
- the secG gene encoding preprotein translocase subunit SecG, giving the protein MGALILNILHIIIALSIIIIVLLQSGKSAGLSGSIAGGAETFFGKNKGRTIDAMLSKYTTIAAVAFLITSIILYLILK